The following are encoded together in the Planococcus antarcticus DSM 14505 genome:
- the nadE gene encoding ammonia-dependent NAD(+) synthetase, which yields MSTLQQQIIEELKVQPSIQPKEEIECTVSFLKEYLKHHSFLKGFVLGISGGQDSTLLGKMTQMAVNQLNEESGGHNYGFYAIRLPYGVQFDEHDAKGALDFIQPTKLYTINIKEAVDASDLALGQAGIELSDFAKGNEKARERMKAQYSVAAMHNAVVLGTDHAAEAITGFYTKFGDGAADLTPLFRLNKRQGRAMLKELDAPEHLYMKIPTADLEEDKPAIPDEVALGVTYEMIDDYLEGKKIPADAQEKLENYYLKTQHKRQLPITVFDDFWKR from the coding sequence ATGTCTACTTTACAACAGCAAATTATTGAAGAGCTGAAAGTACAGCCCTCTATTCAACCAAAAGAGGAAATTGAATGCACGGTCTCATTTTTAAAAGAGTACCTGAAGCATCATTCGTTTTTAAAAGGATTTGTGTTAGGGATTTCAGGTGGGCAGGATTCTACATTGCTCGGCAAGATGACTCAGATGGCAGTCAATCAGTTGAACGAAGAATCAGGTGGCCATAACTACGGGTTTTACGCCATTCGCTTGCCATACGGCGTGCAGTTTGACGAACACGATGCCAAAGGTGCATTGGATTTTATCCAGCCAACCAAACTTTATACCATTAATATCAAAGAAGCTGTTGATGCCAGCGACCTAGCATTGGGACAAGCCGGCATTGAATTGTCCGATTTTGCAAAAGGCAACGAAAAAGCCCGTGAGCGGATGAAAGCCCAATATTCAGTAGCAGCCATGCACAATGCTGTCGTTTTGGGAACAGATCATGCAGCTGAGGCTATTACCGGGTTTTATACGAAATTCGGAGATGGGGCAGCTGATCTCACACCACTTTTCCGTTTAAACAAGCGTCAGGGCCGTGCTATGTTAAAAGAGTTGGATGCTCCTGAACATCTGTACATGAAAATTCCAACTGCAGATTTGGAAGAAGACAAACCAGCTATTCCTGATGAAGTGGCTCTCGGCGTAACTTATGAAATGATTGATGATTATTTAGAAGGCAAGAAGATTCCAGCAGACGCTCAGGAAAAACTGGAAAATTATTATTTGAAAACACAGCATAAACGGCAGTTGCCTATTACTGTATTTGACGATTTCTGGAAACGATAA
- a CDS encoding nicotinate phosphoribosyltransferase, translating into MDKHYADDSLALHTDLYQINMSEAYWADGMHERKAVFELFFRKLPFGNGYALFAGLERVLDYLKNFKFTDSDLEYLQEELDYKQDFLDYLRTVRFTGNVYSVVEGELVFQNEALIRVEAPLVEAQLIETALLNIVNYQTLIATKASRIKQIVKKERVMEFGTRRAQEMDAAIWGTRAAYIGGLEATSNARAGKKFGIPVAGTHAHSMVQAYKDEYEAFHAYAKRHKDCVFLVDTYDTLKSGLPIAIKVAQELGDQINFQGIRLDSGDIAFLSKEARKMLDAAGFPNAEVVVSNDLDEYTILNLRAQGARVDSWGIGTKLITAYDQPALGAVYKLVAIENENGEMEDTIKISGNAEKVTTPGLKNVYRIIDRENGKSEGDYIAMHDEDPASQERLKMFHPVHTFVSKFVTNFDAVNIHRKVVGNGEIIYENPSLQEMQSYAIQNMDLLWDEYKRSLNPEEYPVDLSQKCWNNKMKNIQEVREAVHDFIEDGGGF; encoded by the coding sequence ATGGATAAGCATTATGCAGATGACAGCTTGGCGCTACATACAGATTTATATCAAATCAATATGTCGGAGGCTTATTGGGCAGACGGCATGCACGAGCGAAAAGCGGTTTTTGAATTATTTTTCCGCAAACTGCCTTTTGGCAATGGCTATGCCCTTTTTGCTGGATTGGAACGTGTCTTAGACTACTTGAAAAACTTCAAATTTACGGACAGTGATTTGGAGTATCTTCAGGAAGAACTCGATTACAAGCAGGATTTCCTCGATTATTTGCGGACTGTCCGATTTACGGGAAATGTCTATTCGGTAGTGGAAGGCGAATTGGTTTTCCAGAATGAAGCGTTGATTCGCGTTGAGGCGCCTCTTGTAGAAGCGCAATTGATCGAAACCGCCTTATTGAATATCGTCAATTACCAGACCCTGATCGCGACAAAAGCGAGCCGCATCAAGCAAATTGTGAAAAAAGAGCGGGTCATGGAATTCGGAACCAGGCGCGCCCAAGAAATGGATGCGGCAATCTGGGGAACCCGTGCTGCATACATTGGCGGGCTTGAAGCGACCAGCAATGCACGGGCAGGCAAGAAATTCGGCATTCCGGTGGCAGGTACGCACGCCCATTCGATGGTGCAGGCCTATAAAGATGAATACGAAGCATTCCATGCATATGCCAAACGCCACAAGGACTGCGTATTTTTAGTGGATACATATGATACCTTGAAATCCGGATTGCCTATCGCCATAAAAGTGGCGCAGGAGTTAGGAGATCAAATTAACTTCCAGGGAATTCGGCTGGACAGCGGAGATATTGCTTTCTTATCCAAAGAAGCTCGGAAAATGCTGGATGCTGCAGGTTTTCCGAATGCGGAAGTAGTGGTTTCAAATGATTTGGACGAATACACGATTTTAAATTTAAGGGCTCAGGGCGCCCGTGTGGATTCCTGGGGCATCGGGACGAAGCTGATCACTGCCTACGATCAGCCCGCGTTGGGAGCAGTTTATAAATTGGTCGCGATTGAAAATGAAAACGGTGAAATGGAAGACACCATTAAAATTTCAGGAAATGCAGAAAAAGTCACTACGCCTGGACTGAAAAACGTTTACCGAATTATTGATAGGGAAAATGGGAAGTCAGAAGGCGATTATATCGCCATGCATGATGAAGATCCTGCTTCTCAGGAGCGTTTAAAAATGTTCCACCCGGTCCATACTTTTGTATCGAAGTTTGTTACGAATTTTGATGCAGTCAATATCCACCGTAAAGTCGTTGGAAATGGTGAGATTATTTATGAGAACCCAAGCTTGCAGGAAATGCAAAGCTATGCAATCCAAAACATGGATTTGTTGTGGGATGAATATAAGCGTTCATTGAATCCTGAAGAATACCCAGTGGATTTAAGCCAAAAATGCTGGAATAATAAAATGAAAAACATCCAGGAAGTGCGGGAAGCAGTTCATGACTTTATTGAAGATGGAGGAGGATTCTAA
- a CDS encoding AAA family ATPase, translating to MNAKERLEKVIDNIEKVIIGKRNIAELSIVAMLSHGHVLLEDVPGVGKTMLVRALAKSIGADFKRIQFTPDLLPSDVVGVSIYNPKDMEFHFRPGPIMGNIILADEINRTSPKTQSSLLEAMEEASVTIDGVTMQIPKPFFVMATQNPIEYEGTYPLPEAQLDRFLLKIKMGYPTLKEEMEVLNRARSAAPIEELTSVISLNELLELQEQVKTIKVDETIRSYIVDLSRQTRQDSYVYLGVSPRGSIALMKASQAYALLKGRDYVTPDDVQYLAKFVFGHRIMLRSEARYDGITAEEITERILAKTRVPVQRLVGQ from the coding sequence ATGAATGCAAAAGAACGATTGGAAAAAGTGATTGATAATATTGAAAAAGTCATTATTGGCAAACGCAACATTGCTGAATTGAGTATTGTAGCGATGCTGTCTCATGGCCATGTTTTGCTTGAGGATGTTCCGGGGGTCGGGAAAACTATGCTGGTCCGCGCTTTAGCGAAATCAATAGGCGCCGATTTCAAGCGTATTCAGTTTACGCCAGATTTGCTGCCGTCGGATGTCGTTGGCGTATCCATCTATAACCCGAAAGACATGGAATTTCATTTCCGCCCCGGTCCGATTATGGGCAATATCATTTTAGCCGATGAGATCAACCGAACTTCCCCGAAAACACAATCTTCTCTTCTGGAAGCGATGGAAGAAGCTTCTGTCACAATCGATGGTGTGACGATGCAGATTCCCAAACCGTTCTTTGTCATGGCAACGCAAAATCCAATCGAATACGAAGGCACTTACCCTTTACCTGAAGCACAGCTCGACCGCTTTTTATTGAAAATCAAAATGGGATATCCGACACTCAAAGAAGAAATGGAAGTATTGAACCGTGCGCGGTCTGCGGCGCCGATTGAAGAATTGACTTCGGTGATTTCCCTCAACGAGCTACTAGAACTCCAGGAGCAGGTGAAAACGATTAAAGTGGACGAAACCATCCGCAGCTACATTGTCGATTTGTCCAGACAAACCCGCCAGGATTCCTACGTTTATTTGGGCGTAAGCCCGCGTGGTTCGATTGCGCTGATGAAAGCTTCACAAGCGTATGCTTTATTGAAGGGGCGGGATTATGTGACGCCGGATGATGTGCAGTATTTAGCAAAGTTCGTTTTTGGTCATCGTATCATGCTGCGCTCAGAAGCTCGTTACGATGGAATAACCGCGGAAGAAATTACTGAGCGAATTTTAGCGAAAACCCGTGTGCCTGTTCAAAGGTTAGTGGGCCAATGA
- a CDS encoding tartrate dehydrogenase, which translates to MTAYKIAVLPGDGIGPDVTREAVKVLEALKQQDSTFVINFEEFEWGSEYYLMHGHIMPKDGLDQLKDFDAILFGAVGDKRVPDEVTIWELIMPIRKNFQQYVNMRPIKRLAGIESPLKNEQPIDFMVFRENAEGEYSNIGGRLYQQQSQEMAIQNTVITKQGVERIAKYAFEYARKNNKSKVTSATKSNAIIHSMKLWDEAVEGIAKDYEDIEFESNFIDALAAYFVMRPESFQVVIASNLFGDILTDLGAALVGGLGVSPSGNINPEGNFPSMFEAIHGSAPDIAGKGIANPIAQIWSAALMLDHLGRADLSAAIVDAIEQVIQDGEVLTPDLGGTSTTQEVGSAIAEKVRHLVTK; encoded by the coding sequence ATGACAGCGTATAAAATAGCGGTCCTGCCTGGAGATGGCATTGGACCTGATGTCACCAGGGAAGCGGTTAAAGTGTTGGAAGCCTTAAAGCAACAGGATTCAACATTCGTCATCAATTTTGAAGAATTTGAATGGGGCAGTGAATATTACCTGATGCACGGCCATATTATGCCGAAGGATGGACTGGATCAGCTGAAAGATTTTGATGCGATTTTGTTTGGCGCAGTGGGAGACAAGCGTGTGCCGGATGAAGTGACCATTTGGGAACTGATTATGCCCATCCGCAAAAATTTCCAACAATACGTCAACATGCGGCCAATCAAACGGTTAGCCGGCATTGAATCTCCTCTGAAAAATGAGCAGCCAATCGATTTCATGGTGTTCCGTGAAAATGCGGAAGGTGAATATTCGAATATCGGCGGCCGTCTGTACCAGCAACAGTCGCAGGAAATGGCTATCCAAAACACCGTCATCACCAAGCAAGGTGTTGAGCGCATTGCAAAATATGCATTTGAGTATGCCCGAAAAAATAACAAGTCTAAAGTGACGAGCGCTACAAAATCCAACGCTATCATCCATTCGATGAAGCTATGGGATGAGGCTGTAGAGGGTATAGCCAAAGACTATGAAGATATTGAATTCGAAAGTAATTTCATTGATGCACTGGCCGCTTATTTCGTGATGCGTCCGGAATCCTTTCAAGTGGTCATCGCTTCGAACCTGTTCGGAGATATTTTGACGGATCTTGGAGCGGCTTTAGTTGGAGGCCTGGGCGTATCACCATCAGGCAATATCAATCCTGAAGGCAACTTCCCCTCCATGTTCGAAGCCATTCACGGTTCAGCACCCGACATTGCAGGCAAAGGAATTGCCAATCCGATTGCGCAAATCTGGTCAGCTGCGTTAATGTTGGATCATTTAGGGCGTGCAGATTTGTCGGCTGCAATCGTTGATGCCATCGAACAAGTGATCCAAGACGGAGAAGTGCTGACACCGGATTTAGGAGGCACTTCCACTACGCAGGAAGTCGGATCGGCAATTGCGGAAAAAGTCCGTCATTTGGTGACTAAATAG
- a CDS encoding DUF58 domain-containing protein encodes MTQLKKITGLWGRLLLVLFILFLTFSFAMFQGGFVSWFIFYMVLPFILYSVLLTFYPLQDVEASRKIHTAQVRKGGSFSATATIYRKTSFPLLYTVLSEQTNSPSLNKRMAGQQQKMIVPGFRKRYSWTYAVDQMPRGEHVLEGVHLEISDFFGWVKKTHLLPVQQTLLVYPNTVDITYRPMESRYDQGSMAAPFTLVKDTTMASGIRDYQPGDRVSWIHWKSYARTQTLRTKEFEDRQSQELFLLDDRMDSEKFELQVELVASILQSIVRANSSVAYLSVGQNRNYFPLVQTEEHLQRVMYHLAKVQSDLDKPVDQAIGRELQQMNTSSLLYVTSQLSTDMIQTIRKNAKNLSNCMCLVVANKGETLLKEDEEVHQFARSKGFVVKRVSPENFATVFTEVSRQ; translated from the coding sequence ATGACCCAACTGAAAAAAATTACTGGCTTATGGGGACGCTTACTCCTCGTTTTATTCATTCTTTTTTTGACATTTTCCTTTGCGATGTTTCAGGGTGGGTTTGTCAGTTGGTTTATTTTTTACATGGTTTTGCCGTTTATCCTATATTCCGTTCTGCTGACGTTCTATCCCTTACAGGATGTCGAAGCTTCGCGTAAAATTCATACAGCCCAGGTCCGAAAAGGCGGAAGCTTTTCTGCCACCGCCACCATCTATCGGAAAACCTCATTTCCGCTTCTCTACACTGTTTTGAGTGAGCAAACCAATTCGCCCTCCTTAAACAAAAGGATGGCGGGACAGCAGCAGAAAATGATTGTTCCGGGATTCCGTAAAAGATATTCCTGGACCTATGCTGTCGACCAGATGCCACGGGGGGAGCATGTGCTAGAGGGGGTTCATCTGGAAATTTCTGACTTTTTCGGATGGGTGAAAAAAACTCACTTGCTGCCGGTCCAACAGACCTTACTGGTTTACCCAAACACAGTGGACATCACATATCGGCCGATGGAATCTCGCTATGATCAAGGGTCGATGGCTGCTCCTTTTACGCTGGTGAAGGACACAACCATGGCGAGTGGAATCCGGGATTACCAGCCTGGAGATCGTGTATCGTGGATTCATTGGAAATCCTATGCACGCACCCAGACATTGCGGACAAAAGAATTTGAAGATCGCCAGTCGCAGGAGCTTTTCTTGTTGGATGACCGAATGGATTCAGAGAAATTTGAGCTGCAGGTAGAGCTGGTCGCGTCCATCCTACAGTCGATTGTACGCGCTAATTCAAGCGTGGCCTATTTGTCAGTTGGGCAAAATCGCAATTATTTTCCGCTGGTTCAAACCGAGGAGCATCTGCAACGGGTGATGTATCATTTAGCGAAAGTGCAAAGCGATTTGGACAAACCGGTTGACCAGGCTATCGGCCGCGAGCTTCAGCAAATGAACACTTCAAGTTTGCTGTATGTAACCAGTCAGCTGTCAACGGACATGATCCAGACCATCAGGAAAAATGCTAAAAACTTAAGCAATTGCATGTGTTTGGTCGTTGCCAATAAAGGCGAAACTCTGCTCAAGGAAGATGAAGAAGTACATCAATTTGCCCGCTCAAAAGGATTTGTAGTCAAGCGTGTGAGCCCAGAGAATTTTGCAACAGTGTTCACGGAGGTGAGCCGTCAATGA
- a CDS encoding SDR family NAD(P)-dependent oxidoreductase gives MNIDTKVAIVTGAGGGMGKVVVEQFLAQGAKVAAIDLHVGGLAELEVQYPERLLVIQGNLTDEQSVEAAIKRTAEKFGQIDVLANVAGIAQAATDIEKVSLKDWERIMAINSTAVFLTSRAAVPYMKQQNSGTIINVASVSVDRPRPGLNAYVASKGATISLTKALAIELAPYNIRVNAINPGPADTKMLGEFTAAGSDEGETKENTFRKSVPLGELITPEAIANCVLYLSSDLAKMMTGSVVNVDGGRGI, from the coding sequence ATGAATATAGATACTAAAGTAGCGATTGTTACGGGTGCTGGCGGCGGAATGGGTAAAGTAGTCGTCGAGCAATTTTTGGCACAAGGAGCAAAAGTGGCGGCAATCGACCTCCACGTCGGCGGGCTCGCGGAATTGGAAGTTCAATATCCGGAGCGGCTACTGGTTATTCAAGGGAATTTGACAGATGAACAAAGTGTGGAAGCTGCTATTAAAAGAACTGCTGAAAAGTTCGGACAGATTGATGTATTGGCAAACGTCGCTGGGATTGCACAAGCAGCAACAGATATTGAAAAAGTTTCCTTGAAGGACTGGGAACGCATTATGGCAATCAATTCAACGGCGGTCTTTTTAACTTCGCGTGCTGCAGTTCCTTATATGAAACAACAGAACAGCGGGACAATCATCAATGTCGCCTCCGTTTCTGTAGATCGTCCGCGTCCAGGATTGAATGCCTATGTAGCTTCAAAAGGAGCAACGATTTCTTTGACGAAAGCGCTGGCTATTGAATTGGCTCCTTATAACATAAGGGTCAACGCGATTAATCCAGGCCCTGCCGATACGAAGATGCTGGGTGAATTTACAGCAGCTGGCAGTGATGAAGGAGAAACGAAAGAAAATACATTCCGTAAAAGCGTACCACTAGGTGAATTGATCACGCCGGAAGCGATTGCGAATTGTGTTTTGTACCTCAGTTCCGATTTAGCGAAAATGATGACTGGCAGCGTAGTGAATGTTGACGGAGGACGCGGAATCTAA
- a CDS encoding aldehyde dehydrogenase family protein: MKKLQMYVNGKWLDSIAKERFETKNPATGEVLAEIPRGKTEDVNAAVEAARATFESEEWQSFPPIERGRILHKIADALRTEIEEIALLETLDTGKPLTQARKDVEASALYFEYYAGMADKIFGETIPVQPGILDYTLREPIGVTAHIVPWNYPLQIISRSTAAAIATGNTVVAKPAEDTPLTAIKLAEIFDQTALPKGVFNVVTGYGYEAGAAISEHPDVDHITFTGSVKTGSAVMMGAAKNVKPITLELGGKSPNIIFDDCDQEEAVEWVVRSIIQNAGQTCSAGSRLLIQQSIKDEFLKKVVAKMEMIQIGKGVDDLDLGPILNEKQFARILEFMEVANKEGATFLTGGQRQETAGLKNGYFFQPTVIDGLAPKSYVAQEEIFAPVVASFSFETEQQAIELANGTEYGLVTGVWTKDGARAHRVASKIRAGQVFINNYGAGGGVQMPFGGYKKSGFGREKGLEALRNYTILKNVALKY, from the coding sequence ATGAAAAAGCTGCAGATGTACGTAAATGGAAAATGGCTAGACAGCATCGCGAAAGAACGGTTCGAAACAAAAAATCCGGCGACCGGGGAAGTACTGGCAGAAATTCCAAGAGGGAAAACAGAAGATGTGAATGCAGCAGTCGAAGCAGCCCGCGCAACATTTGAGTCGGAAGAATGGCAGTCTTTTCCGCCGATTGAAAGAGGAAGAATCTTACATAAAATAGCGGACGCCTTACGGACGGAGATAGAAGAAATTGCTTTGCTGGAAACGCTAGATACCGGAAAACCCTTGACGCAGGCGCGCAAAGATGTCGAGGCCTCGGCACTGTATTTTGAATACTACGCGGGAATGGCCGACAAGATTTTCGGTGAAACCATACCAGTTCAACCGGGAATTCTGGATTATACGCTGCGGGAACCGATTGGTGTAACGGCACATATTGTTCCGTGGAACTACCCACTACAAATCATCTCACGCTCTACCGCAGCTGCAATTGCGACCGGTAATACTGTCGTAGCGAAACCCGCGGAAGACACGCCATTGACCGCCATCAAATTAGCGGAGATCTTTGATCAAACTGCTTTGCCGAAAGGTGTCTTCAATGTGGTGACCGGCTATGGCTATGAAGCGGGAGCTGCGATTTCTGAGCATCCGGATGTTGACCATATTACCTTTACGGGCTCTGTCAAAACGGGTTCCGCTGTCATGATGGGAGCTGCCAAGAACGTCAAACCGATAACTTTGGAACTTGGCGGGAAATCACCGAACATCATTTTTGACGATTGCGATCAGGAAGAAGCAGTGGAGTGGGTTGTTCGTTCCATTATCCAAAATGCCGGACAAACCTGTTCGGCAGGATCTCGTCTATTGATACAGCAGTCCATCAAAGATGAGTTTCTGAAAAAGGTAGTGGCAAAAATGGAAATGATTCAAATCGGCAAGGGAGTAGACGATTTGGACCTCGGTCCGATTCTTAATGAAAAGCAATTTGCACGTATCTTGGAATTCATGGAAGTCGCCAATAAAGAGGGTGCAACATTCCTGACAGGCGGGCAAAGGCAGGAAACAGCTGGGCTCAAAAACGGCTATTTTTTCCAGCCGACTGTCATAGACGGGCTTGCGCCGAAAAGCTATGTAGCACAGGAAGAAATTTTTGCACCGGTCGTCGCCTCTTTTTCATTTGAAACGGAACAGCAGGCGATTGAATTAGCCAATGGTACGGAATACGGGCTAGTGACTGGTGTTTGGACAAAAGATGGGGCACGGGCACATCGTGTGGCCAGTAAAATTCGTGCGGGCCAGGTTTTCATTAACAATTACGGTGCAGGCGGAGGAGTGCAGATGCCATTCGGTGGGTATAAGAAAAGTGGATTTGGCCGAGAAAAAGGGCTGGAAGCTTTGCGCAATTACACTATTTTGAAGAATGTGGCACTGAAGTATTAA